In Alistipes ihumii AP11, a genomic segment contains:
- a CDS encoding methylmalonyl-CoA mutase family protein — MANKEQKLFAEFPPVTTERWEEAIKADLKGADYEKKLVWKTAEGFNVRPYYRAENLEGLRFLGSQCGEFPYVRGTKKNNDWLILQTIEVECPREANARIHALLTKGVESIGLVIGNKEFSADDLDTLLGGVSLRNTELTFSGCATKKVARLFIEKLDRENAGPDDARANFVLDPIVKKLTLKGTMACKSGQCKGFENLASLIGAGAKYKKLRTVSVSGETFHNSGSTIVQELAFTLAAGHEYLVRLTELGVPVEKAARSIRFSMAVSSNYFMEIAKFRAARMLWANIVAQYEPSCECAAKMFAHAVTSRWNMTVYDPYVNMLRGTTEAMSAAIAGVHSIEVLPFDAAYEKPTDFSARIARNVQLLLKEESHFNQVCDAAGGSYYIENLTASIAEQAWSLFKQVEEKGGYIAAFEAGFIQDQVEASAAKKDLNIAKRRETLLGTNQFPNFSEVAGDEITEEVVTGKSSCRCGCSSQAPEGVRTLKPYRGAMAFEQMRLKVDRSGKSPKAFMVTVGALAFARARAQFSCNFFACAGIRVQDNTYFHSVEEGIRAAVEAKADIVVICASDDDYATLAPEAYKLLDGRAIFVVAGAPACKEELEAQGIKNFISIRDNVLETLHYYLKELGI, encoded by the coding sequence ATGGCAAATAAAGAGCAAAAGCTTTTCGCCGAATTTCCCCCGGTCACGACCGAGCGGTGGGAGGAGGCGATCAAAGCGGACCTCAAGGGAGCCGACTACGAGAAAAAGCTGGTATGGAAAACGGCGGAAGGGTTCAACGTCCGCCCGTACTACCGCGCCGAGAATCTCGAGGGGCTCCGGTTCCTCGGCTCGCAGTGCGGCGAGTTCCCTTACGTCCGGGGAACCAAGAAAAACAACGACTGGCTGATCCTGCAAACGATCGAAGTCGAGTGCCCGCGCGAGGCCAACGCCCGCATTCACGCGCTGCTGACCAAGGGAGTCGAATCCATCGGGCTCGTGATCGGCAACAAGGAATTCTCGGCGGACGATCTGGACACGCTGCTCGGCGGCGTCTCGCTGCGTAACACCGAGCTGACTTTCAGCGGCTGCGCGACGAAAAAGGTCGCCAGACTTTTCATAGAGAAACTCGACCGCGAAAACGCAGGGCCCGACGACGCGCGGGCGAACTTCGTTCTCGATCCGATCGTCAAGAAGCTGACCCTCAAAGGCACGATGGCATGCAAAAGCGGGCAGTGCAAAGGTTTCGAGAACCTCGCCTCGCTGATCGGAGCGGGAGCCAAATACAAAAAGCTGCGGACGGTCTCCGTCTCCGGCGAGACATTCCACAACAGCGGCTCGACGATCGTGCAGGAGCTGGCCTTCACGCTGGCGGCCGGACACGAATACCTCGTGCGGCTCACGGAGCTCGGCGTGCCGGTCGAAAAGGCGGCCCGCTCGATCCGCTTCTCGATGGCCGTCAGCTCGAACTACTTCATGGAGATCGCCAAGTTCCGCGCCGCGCGGATGTTGTGGGCCAATATCGTAGCGCAGTACGAGCCCTCATGCGAGTGCGCCGCCAAAATGTTCGCGCATGCCGTGACCTCGCGGTGGAACATGACCGTCTACGACCCCTACGTCAACATGTTGCGCGGCACGACCGAAGCGATGAGCGCGGCGATTGCCGGCGTTCACTCGATCGAGGTGCTGCCGTTCGACGCGGCCTACGAGAAGCCGACCGACTTCTCGGCCCGCATCGCGCGTAACGTGCAGTTGCTGCTCAAGGAAGAGTCGCATTTCAATCAGGTATGCGACGCGGCCGGCGGATCGTACTACATCGAGAACCTGACCGCCTCGATTGCCGAGCAGGCGTGGAGCCTGTTCAAGCAAGTCGAAGAAAAAGGAGGCTACATCGCCGCGTTCGAGGCCGGATTCATTCAGGATCAGGTCGAAGCCTCGGCCGCCAAGAAGGACCTGAACATCGCCAAGCGGCGCGAGACGCTGCTCGGAACGAATCAGTTCCCGAACTTCAGCGAGGTGGCCGGCGACGAAATCACCGAAGAGGTCGTTACGGGCAAGAGCTCGTGCCGTTGCGGCTGCTCGTCTCAGGCGCCCGAGGGCGTCCGCACGCTGAAGCCCTATCGCGGCGCGATGGCTTTCGAGCAGATGCGTCTGAAGGTCGACCGGAGCGGAAAGAGCCCGAAGGCTTTCATGGTGACAGTCGGAGCGCTCGCGTTCGCCCGGGCCCGGGCCCAGTTCTCGTGCAACTTCTTCGCCTGCGCCGGCATCCGCGTGCAGGACAACACTTATTTCCACAGCGTCGAGGAAGGGATACGCGCCGCCGTCGAGGCGAAAGCCGACATCGTCGTGATCTGCGCGTCGGACGACGACTACGCGACGCTCGCCCCCGAAGCCTACAAGCTGCTCGACGGCCGGGCCATCTTCGTCGTGGCCGGAGCGCCCGCCTGCAAGGAGGAGCTCGAGGCGCAGGGCATCAAGAATTTCATCAGCATCCGCGACAACGTGCTCGAAACCCTTCACTACTACCTGAAGGAGCTGGGCATCTAA
- a CDS encoding beta-N-acetylhexosaminidase, which produces MKALFWPVFCAGFLSLCSCGPRVARVESVDIVPRPVTVEASDGAFDLTRSTKICLLSDDTMLLRSADFFNGLLQPSLGRALKVETGACADSDAIRVELGDLAPEAYEISIRPEGVRIVGGSPAGVYYAFQTIRQLLPEPVLRGEKAGVVELPVVEIADQPYFAYRGGMLDVGRHFFSVDDVKEFIDILAMHKINRFHWHLTEDHGWRIEIKKYPELTRVGAFRDRCDLDPAAPLDSVPYGGFYTQDEVKEIVRYATDRFITVIPEIEMPGHSTAALASYPYLGCRGEDYKVSSVWGVKEDVYCAGNDSTFAFLEGVLTEVVDLFPSEYIHIGGDECPKVRWKACPKCQKRIRDEKLKDEFELQSYFVQRMEKFLNGKGRKIVGWDEIMEGGLSKTATVMSWRGAAGGIEAAKSGNHVIMAPNTHCYLDYYPTRDIENEPRGIGGFLPIEMVYALDPYEGLNAHEREYILGVQGNLWTEFIAELDHAEYMLLPRLAAIAEVGWSYDRKDYPDFYRRMASLRKQYDINGYDYGKHMFAADSAATAPAGR; this is translated from the coding sequence ATGAAAGCCTTGTTCTGGCCGGTCTTCTGTGCCGGTTTCCTGTCGCTTTGTTCCTGCGGGCCGCGTGTTGCGCGGGTCGAATCGGTCGATATCGTGCCCCGTCCCGTGACGGTCGAAGCCTCCGACGGGGCGTTCGATCTGACCCGGTCGACGAAGATATGCCTGTTGTCCGACGACACGATGCTGTTGCGCAGCGCCGATTTCTTCAACGGATTGCTGCAACCTTCGCTCGGCCGCGCGCTGAAAGTCGAAACGGGAGCTTGCGCCGATTCCGACGCGATCCGCGTCGAGCTGGGCGATCTGGCGCCCGAAGCCTATGAGATCAGCATCCGTCCCGAGGGCGTGCGGATCGTCGGGGGCAGTCCCGCCGGCGTCTATTATGCGTTCCAGACGATACGCCAGCTGTTGCCCGAGCCCGTGCTCCGGGGCGAGAAAGCCGGCGTTGTCGAGCTGCCCGTCGTCGAAATCGCCGACCAGCCTTATTTCGCTTACCGCGGAGGTATGCTCGACGTGGGCCGGCACTTTTTCTCGGTGGACGACGTCAAGGAGTTCATCGACATTCTGGCCATGCACAAGATCAATCGCTTTCACTGGCATCTGACCGAAGACCACGGCTGGCGGATCGAGATCAAGAAATATCCGGAGCTGACACGCGTGGGCGCGTTCCGCGACCGTTGCGATCTGGACCCGGCCGCGCCGCTCGATTCGGTGCCTTACGGAGGATTTTATACGCAGGACGAAGTGAAAGAGATCGTGCGCTATGCGACCGATCGCTTCATTACGGTGATTCCCGAAATCGAAATGCCGGGTCATTCGACCGCTGCACTGGCTTCCTATCCTTATCTCGGATGCCGGGGCGAGGATTATAAGGTCTCGTCTGTCTGGGGCGTCAAGGAAGACGTGTATTGCGCGGGCAACGATTCGACGTTCGCTTTTCTTGAGGGCGTGCTGACCGAAGTGGTCGATCTGTTCCCCTCCGAGTACATCCATATCGGCGGGGACGAGTGTCCGAAGGTCCGCTGGAAAGCCTGCCCGAAATGCCAGAAACGGATTCGGGACGAAAAGCTCAAAGACGAGTTCGAACTGCAGAGCTATTTCGTGCAGCGTATGGAGAAATTCCTGAACGGCAAAGGTCGGAAGATCGTCGGTTGGGACGAGATCATGGAAGGAGGGCTGTCCAAGACGGCTACCGTCATGTCGTGGCGCGGCGCGGCCGGCGGCATCGAAGCGGCCAAGAGCGGCAACCATGTGATCATGGCTCCCAACACGCACTGCTATCTGGACTACTATCCGACGCGCGACATCGAGAACGAGCCCCGGGGAATCGGCGGATTCCTGCCCATCGAAATGGTTTATGCGCTCGATCCGTACGAGGGTCTCAACGCGCATGAGCGGGAGTATATCCTCGGCGTTCAGGGCAATCTGTGGACCGAATTCATTGCCGAGCTCGATCATGCCGAGTACATGTTGCTGCCTCGCTTGGCCGCGATTGCCGAAGTAGGCTGGTCGTACGACCGGAAGGACTATCCCGATTTTTACCGGCGTATGGCCTCGCTGCGCAAGCAATACGATATTAACGGGTACGACTACGGCAAGCACATGTTCGCCGCCGACAGCGCGGCGACGGCTCCTGCCGGTCGATAA
- a CDS encoding beta-N-acetylhexosaminidase codes for MKKWIWIWAAAALVGCGRHLERVGSVDIVPEPSDVRVGEGVFSLTRRTEIRLSDGDSALVRTAELFGGLAGKSLGRPLAVVRGGGQESGAICVALGDLPAEAYVLSVRSDRIDLTGGSPAGVFYGFQTLRQMLPESALRGEKARAIDLPVVEIRDEPRIGYRALLLDVGRHFFGPEEVKSVIDLMAMHKLNRLQWHLTEDQGWRIEIRKYPELTRRGAWRDRSDLRPAEDGRPEKDPQPYGGYYTRQQVREIVRYAADRFIEIVPEIEMPGHAMAALASYPWLGCLGEGYEVPSLWGVKEDVYCAGKDSTFVFLEDVLTEVTDLFPYGLVHIGGDECPKARWKECPRCQRRMRDEGLGSEEELQSYFVRRIERFLASRNRRMVGWDEIRQGGLSETAIVLSRKREQGLRSALENGNDVIMTPYMNSYFDYYQGSRETEPLAFGGFLPLRTAYDLDPFEGLNAEQSRRILGVQCNLWTEFVATLDHAEYMLLPRLAAFAERAWTGGEGNYPDFLRRLESLSRLYDAQGYEYRDFRPEADSLRASLGS; via the coding sequence ATGAAAAAATGGATTTGGATATGGGCTGCCGCCGCGCTGGTGGGCTGCGGCCGGCATCTCGAGAGGGTCGGGTCGGTCGATATCGTTCCCGAGCCTTCGGATGTCCGTGTCGGCGAAGGCGTCTTTTCGCTGACCCGACGGACCGAGATCCGTCTTTCGGACGGGGACTCCGCGCTGGTCCGTACGGCCGAGCTTTTCGGCGGGCTGGCCGGAAAGTCGCTGGGCAGGCCGCTTGCGGTCGTCCGGGGCGGCGGACAGGAATCGGGAGCGATCTGCGTCGCATTGGGCGATCTGCCGGCCGAGGCTTATGTGCTGAGCGTGCGCTCCGACCGGATCGATCTGACGGGGGGCTCGCCGGCGGGCGTATTCTACGGTTTTCAGACGCTCCGACAGATGTTGCCGGAGTCCGCCCTGAGGGGAGAAAAGGCCCGGGCGATCGATCTGCCCGTGGTCGAAATCCGCGATGAGCCCCGCATCGGTTACCGGGCGTTGTTGCTCGACGTGGGACGGCACTTTTTCGGTCCCGAGGAGGTCAAGTCGGTTATCGACCTGATGGCGATGCACAAGCTGAATCGCCTGCAATGGCATCTGACCGAGGATCAGGGGTGGCGGATCGAAATCCGGAAGTATCCGGAACTGACCCGCCGGGGTGCCTGGCGCGACCGCTCCGACCTGCGGCCGGCCGAGGACGGGCGTCCCGAGAAGGACCCGCAGCCTTACGGAGGGTATTACACCCGGCAACAGGTGCGCGAAATCGTTCGTTACGCGGCCGACCGGTTTATCGAGATCGTGCCCGAAATCGAAATGCCCGGACATGCGATGGCCGCGCTGGCGTCCTATCCTTGGCTCGGCTGTCTCGGCGAAGGCTACGAGGTCCCCTCGCTGTGGGGCGTAAAGGAGGACGTGTACTGCGCGGGCAAGGACTCGACCTTCGTCTTTCTGGAGGATGTGCTGACGGAGGTGACCGATCTGTTCCCTTACGGGCTTGTTCACATAGGCGGCGACGAGTGTCCGAAGGCCCGTTGGAAAGAGTGTCCCCGCTGCCAGAGACGCATGCGGGACGAGGGCTTGGGCAGCGAGGAGGAGTTGCAGAGTTATTTCGTGCGCCGGATCGAGCGCTTTCTGGCCTCGAGGAATCGGCGGATGGTCGGCTGGGACGAGATTCGTCAGGGCGGACTGTCGGAGACGGCCATCGTGCTGTCGCGCAAGCGCGAGCAGGGGCTTCGCTCGGCGCTCGAAAACGGCAACGATGTGATTATGACGCCCTATATGAATTCCTATTTCGATTATTATCAGGGCAGTCGCGAGACCGAGCCGCTGGCTTTCGGCGGCTTTCTGCCGTTGCGGACGGCTTACGATCTGGACCCGTTCGAGGGCTTGAACGCAGAGCAGTCGCGCCGGATTCTGGGCGTGCAGTGCAACCTGTGGACCGAATTCGTTGCGACGCTCGACCATGCCGAGTATATGTTGCTGCCCCGACTGGCGGCTTTCGCCGAACGGGCTTGGACGGGAGGCGAAGGGAACTATCCCGATTTCCTGAGGCGTTTGGAGTCGCTGTCGCGGCTGTACGACGCGCAGGGATACGAGTATCGGGATTTCCGGCCGGAAGCCGATAGCCTGAGGGCATCGCTGGGATCGTAG
- a CDS encoding menaquinone biosynthesis decarboxylase, translating into MYRNLWEYVAALERAGELVRVAAEVDPVLEIAELTDRESKRPGGGRALLFERTGTSFPVLTNMMGSDRRIALALGVESLDDLTRRIESLFSELTAPKTSLSDKLRMLPLLERMSRWLPRNRRGRGACQQVVRTGDEVRLSELPVLKCWPFDGGRFVTFPLVHTVDPESGVRNVGMYRMQVFSERSTGMHWHVHKTGERHYRAYRRLGRRMPVAVCLGGDPAYAYAATAPMPDDLDEYLLAGFLRGRPVELVRCLTCDLRVPADCDFVIEGYVDPSEEKAVEGPFGDHTGFYSLEDLYPVFHVTAITRRRDAVYPATIVGVPPQEDAYIAKATERIFLAPIRRAMLPEADDLWMPWQGVAHNIAVANIRTAYPGQGLKTASSLWGAGQMMFNKFLLVVSTPDDVRQAGVLASLLRRVRLPEQALLSRGPLDVLDHASPQAGLGGKMAVDLTGVSPEDVPAEIRLPDRWEFCCGVTSVDCSLAEIWGALVLFAGRSAEVDAERFVLRNEVQGVSWVVVMDAAAEEFPFSDRLWLAAAACDPSRDVRLSGGMAFFDARTKAGGVGGFARRWPNVVASSPETIARVDDRWAEYDLGEFVESPSLRYLKLQERPGAEF; encoded by the coding sequence GTGTATAGGAATCTTTGGGAATATGTCGCCGCGCTGGAGCGCGCCGGCGAGCTGGTGAGAGTCGCCGCCGAGGTCGATCCGGTGCTGGAGATCGCCGAGTTGACCGACCGCGAGTCGAAACGTCCGGGAGGCGGTCGGGCGCTGCTGTTCGAGCGGACGGGCACGTCTTTCCCCGTCCTGACGAACATGATGGGCTCCGACCGCCGGATCGCCCTGGCGCTGGGCGTGGAAAGTCTCGACGACCTGACCCGGCGGATCGAGAGCCTGTTTTCGGAGCTGACCGCTCCGAAAACGTCGTTGTCCGACAAGCTCCGCATGCTGCCGCTGCTGGAGCGGATGTCGCGCTGGCTGCCCCGGAATCGCCGGGGACGCGGGGCGTGCCAGCAGGTGGTCCGCACGGGCGACGAGGTCCGGCTCTCGGAGCTTCCGGTTCTGAAGTGCTGGCCGTTCGACGGCGGACGCTTCGTCACTTTCCCGCTGGTCCACACGGTCGATCCGGAAAGCGGCGTCCGCAACGTGGGCATGTACCGGATGCAGGTCTTCTCGGAGCGTTCGACCGGAATGCACTGGCATGTGCACAAAACCGGCGAGAGACATTACCGGGCTTACCGTCGGCTCGGCCGTCGGATGCCCGTGGCGGTCTGTCTGGGCGGCGATCCCGCCTACGCTTACGCCGCGACGGCTCCGATGCCGGACGATCTGGACGAGTATCTGCTGGCCGGGTTTCTGCGCGGCCGTCCGGTCGAGCTGGTGCGATGTCTGACCTGCGATCTGAGGGTTCCGGCCGACTGCGACTTCGTGATCGAGGGATACGTCGATCCGTCCGAGGAGAAGGCGGTCGAGGGTCCGTTCGGCGACCATACGGGCTTTTACTCGCTCGAAGACCTTTATCCTGTTTTCCACGTTACGGCGATTACCCGCCGCCGCGATGCCGTCTATCCTGCTACGATCGTGGGGGTTCCCCCTCAGGAGGACGCCTACATAGCGAAGGCGACCGAGCGGATTTTTCTGGCGCCGATCCGCCGGGCGATGTTGCCCGAGGCGGACGATCTGTGGATGCCCTGGCAAGGCGTGGCCCATAACATAGCCGTCGCGAATATCCGGACGGCCTATCCGGGACAGGGATTGAAGACGGCTTCGTCGCTGTGGGGGGCGGGACAGATGATGTTCAACAAGTTTTTGCTCGTGGTTTCGACGCCGGACGACGTCCGGCAAGCCGGCGTACTGGCTTCGCTTCTGCGGCGCGTCCGCCTGCCGGAGCAGGCGCTGCTGTCGCGCGGTCCCCTCGACGTACTCGACCATGCCTCGCCGCAGGCCGGACTGGGCGGAAAGATGGCCGTCGACCTGACCGGAGTCTCGCCGGAGGATGTCCCTGCCGAGATTCGGCTGCCCGACCGCTGGGAGTTTTGCTGCGGCGTGACGTCGGTCGATTGCTCGCTGGCCGAAATTTGGGGAGCTCTGGTGCTTTTCGCCGGCCGTTCGGCCGAAGTCGATGCCGAAAGGTTCGTCCTGCGGAACGAAGTGCAGGGGGTGAGCTGGGTCGTCGTTATGGACGCCGCCGCCGAGGAGTTTCCGTTTTCCGACCGGCTGTGGCTGGCCGCGGCGGCCTGCGATCCGTCGCGCGACGTGCGGCTGAGCGGCGGTATGGCTTTTTTCGACGCGAGGACCAAGGCCGGCGGGGTCGGGGGATTCGCCCGTCGCTGGCCGAATGTGGTGGCATCCTCTCCCGAGACGATCGCCCGGGTCGACGACCGGTGGGCCGAGTATGACCTGGGAGAATTCGTCGAGTCGCCCTCGCTGCGATACCTGAAATTGCAGGAACGCCCTGGCGCTGAATTCTGA
- the scpA gene encoding methylmalonyl-CoA mutase, which yields MRAKFSDLTYTNSAAGKSCDAKEGAEAQPWMTPEHIAVKGTYTASDLEGMEHLNYAAGIAPFLRGPYSTMYVMRPWTIRQYAGFSTAEESNAFYRRNLASGQKGLSVAFDLATHRGYDADHPRVVGDVGKAGVSICSVEDMKVLFDGIPLDKMSVSMTMNGAVLPVLAFYIVAGLEQGCTLEQLSGTIQNDILKEFMVRNTYIYPPEFSMKIIADIFEYTSKNMPKFNSISISGYHMQEAGATADIELAYTLADGLEYLRTGVNAGMSVDTFAPRLSFFWAIGMNHFMEIAKMRAARLLWAKIVKQFDPKNPKSLALRTHSQTSGWSLTEQDPFNNVARTAIEAMGAALGHTQSLHTNALDEAIALPTDFSARIARNTQIYIQEETYVTRSVDPWAGSYYVESLTNEIVHKAWELIQEVEKLGGMAKAIETGIPKMRIEEAAARKQARIDSGNDTIVGINRYRLEKEDPIDILAVDNTAVREAQIKRLKELRANRDEAKVRSALAAITECVKTKKGNLLELAVEAAKARASLGEISDACEAVVGRYKAVIRSISGVYSAEVKNDKNFEQAKAMAEQFAKKEGRQPRIMIAKLGQDGHDRGAKVVATGYADIGFDVDMGPLFQTPAEAAKQAVENDVHVVGVSSLAAGHKTLVPQIVAELKKLGREDIVVIVGGVIPHQDYDDLYKAGAAAIFGPGTPIATAAIKILEILLAE from the coding sequence ATGAGAGCCAAATTTTCAGACCTGACATATACGAACAGCGCCGCCGGAAAGTCCTGCGACGCGAAGGAGGGCGCCGAAGCGCAGCCTTGGATGACCCCCGAGCACATCGCCGTGAAGGGGACCTACACCGCCTCGGACCTCGAGGGCATGGAACACCTGAACTACGCCGCCGGCATCGCTCCGTTCCTGCGCGGCCCGTACAGCACGATGTACGTGATGCGCCCGTGGACGATCCGTCAGTACGCCGGTTTCTCGACCGCCGAGGAGTCGAACGCGTTTTACCGCCGCAACCTCGCTTCGGGACAGAAGGGACTGTCCGTAGCGTTCGACCTGGCCACGCACCGCGGCTACGACGCCGACCATCCGCGCGTCGTGGGCGACGTGGGCAAAGCGGGCGTGTCGATCTGCTCGGTCGAGGATATGAAAGTGCTGTTCGACGGCATTCCGCTCGACAAGATGTCCGTCTCGATGACGATGAACGGCGCCGTGCTGCCCGTACTGGCGTTCTACATCGTGGCGGGGCTGGAGCAGGGTTGCACGCTCGAGCAGCTGAGCGGCACGATCCAGAACGACATCCTCAAGGAGTTCATGGTCCGCAACACCTATATCTACCCGCCCGAATTCTCGATGAAGATCATCGCCGACATCTTCGAATACACGTCGAAGAACATGCCGAAATTCAACTCGATCTCCATTTCGGGCTACCATATGCAGGAAGCCGGCGCGACGGCCGACATCGAGTTGGCGTACACGCTGGCCGACGGACTGGAGTATCTGCGTACGGGAGTGAACGCAGGCATGAGCGTCGACACGTTCGCGCCCCGGCTGTCGTTCTTCTGGGCTATCGGCATGAACCACTTCATGGAAATCGCCAAGATGCGGGCCGCCCGCCTGCTCTGGGCCAAGATCGTGAAGCAGTTCGACCCGAAAAATCCCAAGTCGCTCGCCCTGCGCACGCATTCGCAGACGTCGGGCTGGTCGCTCACCGAGCAAGACCCGTTCAACAACGTGGCCCGTACGGCCATCGAGGCGATGGGCGCCGCGCTCGGCCACACGCAGAGCCTGCACACGAACGCGCTCGACGAGGCGATCGCCCTGCCGACCGACTTCTCGGCCCGCATCGCCCGCAACACCCAGATCTACATTCAGGAGGAGACCTACGTCACGCGCAGCGTCGACCCGTGGGCCGGCTCCTACTACGTGGAGTCGCTGACCAACGAGATCGTGCACAAGGCATGGGAACTGATCCAAGAGGTCGAAAAGCTCGGCGGCATGGCCAAAGCGATCGAGACCGGCATTCCGAAGATGCGCATCGAGGAAGCGGCCGCCCGCAAACAGGCCCGTATCGACTCGGGCAACGACACGATCGTCGGCATCAACCGCTACCGTCTGGAGAAGGAAGACCCGATCGACATCCTCGCCGTCGACAACACGGCCGTGCGGGAAGCTCAGATCAAACGCCTGAAGGAGCTGCGGGCGAACCGCGACGAGGCGAAAGTCCGCTCTGCGCTGGCGGCCATTACCGAGTGCGTCAAAACGAAAAAAGGAAACCTGCTGGAGCTGGCCGTCGAGGCTGCGAAGGCCCGCGCGTCGCTGGGCGAGATTTCCGACGCCTGCGAGGCGGTCGTCGGGCGCTACAAGGCCGTGATCCGCTCCATCTCCGGCGTATACTCAGCAGAAGTGAAAAACGACAAGAACTTCGAACAAGCCAAGGCTATGGCCGAGCAGTTCGCCAAGAAGGAAGGCCGCCAGCCGCGCATCATGATCGCCAAGCTGGGTCAGGACGGCCATGACCGGGGGGCCAAAGTAGTCGCCACCGGCTATGCCGACATCGGCTTCGACGTCGATATGGGACCGCTGTTCCAAACCCCGGCCGAGGCGGCCAAGCAGGCCGTCGAGAACGACGTGCACGTCGTCGGCGTCTCGTCGCTCGCGGCCGGACACAAGACGCTCGTGCCGCAGATCGTCGCCGAACTCAAGAAGCTCGGTCGCGAGGACATCGTCGTGATCGTCGGAGGAGTGATTCCTCATCAGGACTACGACGACCTGTACAAGGCCGGCGCCGCCGCGATCTTCGGCCCCGGAACTCCGATTGCGACCGCCGCGATCAAGATACTCGAAATCCTGCTCGCCGAATAA